From one Salinibacterium hongtaonis genomic stretch:
- a CDS encoding flavin monoamine oxidase family protein, translated as MTMKRRTFLVGSVSGLTLLTVAACTPDSPQPSPSASPIRSKTPEPAAFVRTNWAADPFSRGALSYPAVGTAADDREILRRPIDDRLFFAGEHTAETAPATVQGARASGRSVAFDVMSIAEPGERIAIVGAGIAGATAARILVDSGYDVVVIEGRDRLGGRVSTLNGDDWPFPLELGADVISALDSAAVLAELADANIDVVPFTLSQEHRTVAGEVLEPSTVGQDAVAEALEWAAVQPVDTSLADALLDSGAANVDASAGAAGVSQVDLLENYVASDVVVGTGADADELSAWFASIPVLGAEGDEMVVGDFESLIAGMIEGITVLPSSTVSGVTLTDRGVSLRLARGESYSADRTIVTVPLGVLQAGAIEFDPPLPFSHRGAIAALGMGHRDKIVMRFETPFWSTDASAWSVVDGDTDFPLWINMLPLMGEPILVGLMAGEAAVRLSEFGDRELMQAALVSLEPFVDPDLVSRSASPSASPSPSSASD; from the coding sequence ATGACTATGAAGCGGCGCACATTCCTTGTTGGATCGGTTTCGGGGCTCACGCTCCTCACAGTCGCGGCCTGCACGCCCGATTCGCCGCAGCCGTCTCCCTCTGCTTCACCGATTCGTTCTAAGACTCCCGAGCCGGCGGCTTTCGTACGAACGAACTGGGCGGCCGACCCGTTCTCGCGCGGGGCTCTGAGCTATCCGGCGGTCGGAACGGCGGCAGATGACCGCGAGATTCTGCGGCGGCCCATCGACGACCGGTTGTTTTTTGCGGGCGAGCACACCGCCGAGACCGCCCCGGCGACCGTTCAAGGCGCCCGCGCGTCGGGCAGAAGCGTCGCGTTCGACGTGATGTCGATTGCCGAGCCGGGGGAGCGCATCGCCATCGTCGGAGCGGGCATCGCTGGCGCAACTGCGGCCCGCATCCTCGTCGACTCGGGCTACGACGTCGTGGTCATCGAGGGGCGTGACCGGCTCGGCGGCAGAGTCTCCACCTTGAATGGCGATGACTGGCCGTTCCCCCTGGAGCTGGGGGCCGATGTCATCTCGGCGCTCGATTCCGCCGCCGTGCTTGCTGAGCTCGCCGACGCCAACATCGACGTTGTGCCGTTCACTCTTTCGCAGGAACACCGCACGGTGGCTGGCGAGGTTCTCGAGCCCAGCACGGTGGGGCAGGATGCTGTGGCGGAGGCTTTGGAATGGGCGGCCGTTCAGCCTGTCGACACGTCTCTCGCCGACGCCCTGCTCGATTCTGGGGCGGCAAATGTCGATGCCTCCGCGGGGGCAGCGGGAGTTTCGCAGGTCGATCTGCTCGAGAACTATGTGGCATCCGACGTCGTTGTCGGCACTGGGGCTGATGCCGATGAGCTCTCGGCGTGGTTCGCTTCAATCCCTGTGCTCGGCGCTGAGGGTGACGAAATGGTCGTCGGTGATTTCGAGTCCTTGATCGCGGGGATGATCGAGGGCATCACTGTGTTGCCCTCGAGCACTGTTTCGGGCGTCACTCTCACGGACAGGGGCGTGAGCCTTCGGCTGGCCAGGGGAGAGTCGTATTCGGCCGACCGCACCATCGTCACGGTTCCGCTGGGGGTGCTGCAGGCCGGAGCTATCGAGTTCGATCCGCCTCTGCCGTTTTCGCACCGCGGGGCCATCGCTGCCCTCGGCATGGGTCATCGCGACAAGATCGTCATGCGGTTCGAGACTCCGTTCTGGTCGACAGATGCATCGGCCTGGAGCGTTGTCGATGGTGACACCGATTTTCCCCTCTGGATCAACATGCTCCCGCTCATGGGCGAACCGATTCTGGTGGGCCTTATGGCGGGCGAGGCTGCAGTGCGGCTTTCGGAGTTTGGCGACCGTGAGCTTATGCAGGCTGCTCTTGTGAGCCTCGAGCCTTTTGTTGACCCTGACCTGGTGTCGCGTTCGGCTTCTCCTTCGGCTTCCCCCTCGCCCTCGAGCGCCTCCGACTGA
- a CDS encoding ParA family protein has translation MHVLSVSSLKGGVGKTTVTLGLASAAFAKGLRTLVVDLDPQSDVSTGMDINVVGRLNVADVLASPKEKIVRQAIAPSGWTRGRPGKIDVLIGSPSAINFDGPHPSIRDIWKLEEALANVEDDYDLVLIDCAPSLNALTRTAWAASDRVAVVTEPGLFSVAAADRALRAIEEIRRGLSPRLQPLGIIVNRARVQSLEHQFRIKELRDMFGPLVLSPQLPERTSLQQAQGAAKPLHMWPGESAEEMARNFDQLLERIMRAAGLS, from the coding sequence GTGCATGTACTCAGCGTGAGCTCCCTCAAGGGAGGAGTCGGAAAGACCACTGTCACGCTCGGACTCGCTTCCGCAGCATTTGCCAAGGGGTTGCGGACCCTCGTGGTCGACCTCGACCCGCAGTCAGATGTCTCAACTGGCATGGACATCAACGTCGTGGGGCGACTCAATGTCGCCGACGTTCTTGCTTCTCCCAAGGAGAAGATCGTGCGCCAGGCAATCGCGCCGAGCGGCTGGACTCGCGGCCGCCCCGGCAAAATCGATGTCTTAATCGGCAGCCCGTCTGCGATCAACTTTGACGGACCCCACCCGAGCATCCGCGACATCTGGAAGCTCGAGGAGGCACTCGCCAACGTCGAAGACGACTACGACCTCGTGCTGATCGACTGTGCACCATCGCTCAACGCTCTAACCCGCACGGCCTGGGCCGCCAGCGACAGAGTCGCCGTAGTCACCGAGCCTGGACTGTTTTCTGTCGCCGCGGCCGACCGCGCTCTTCGCGCAATCGAGGAGATTCGACGGGGCCTCTCCCCCCGCCTTCAGCCCCTCGGAATCATCGTGAACCGGGCCCGGGTGCAGTCTCTCGAGCACCAGTTCCGCATCAAAGAGCTACGCGACATGTTCGGCCCGCTCGTGCTCAGCCCCCAGCTGCCGGAGCGCACGTCGCTTCAGCAGGCACAAGGAGCGGCGAAGCCGCTGCACATGTGGCCGGGCGAGAGCGCAGAAGAGATGGCTCGCAACTTCGACCAGCTGCTTGAGCGCATCATGCGCGCCGCTGGACTCTCCTGA
- a CDS encoding glyceraldehyde-3-phosphate dehydrogenase, with protein MGHESDQKLQQWSERETVAEAIIPLVGKLYRQNGVVTSIHGRRLLNKSAIGVLKAHSHSRQGAAFALDVEDTLPILQTLVGLGLGPASIDVGTLLERYRESDADLETFLRSELAPVVDVNEKNSPDPVDVVLYGFGRIGRLLARILIAHAAGGSGLRLRAIVVRKGSENDLIKRASLLRRDSVHGPFEGTIEIDEENNTILANGNLIQVIYSNSPAEVDYTKYGITNAIVADNTGKWRDAEGLSQHLKCPGVARVLLTAPGKGDLKNIVHGINHDTITDADRILSAASCTTNAITPVLKAINDKYGILNGHVETVHSFTNDQNLIDNFHNGDRRGRSAALNMVITETGAAKAVAKALPELAGKLTGNAIRVPTPNVSLAILNLNLENEADKDEVNAYLRDLALHSVLRQQIDYVESAEIVSTDFVGSSRAGIVDGLATLSTGNSLVLYVWYDNEFGYSRQVIRVLETLAGNHPLVFPERKSVSAS; from the coding sequence ATGGGCCACGAGTCCGACCAGAAGTTGCAGCAATGGAGCGAGCGCGAGACGGTGGCAGAGGCCATCATTCCCCTGGTCGGGAAGCTCTATCGCCAGAACGGTGTCGTCACCTCCATTCATGGCCGTCGGCTCCTCAACAAGTCCGCGATCGGGGTGCTCAAGGCGCACAGCCACAGCCGTCAGGGTGCCGCATTCGCCCTCGACGTCGAAGACACCCTTCCCATTCTTCAGACGCTCGTCGGACTGGGTCTCGGCCCTGCATCCATCGACGTAGGAACGCTTCTTGAGCGCTACCGCGAAAGCGACGCCGACCTCGAGACCTTTCTTCGTTCTGAGCTTGCCCCGGTTGTTGATGTCAACGAGAAGAACTCGCCCGACCCTGTCGACGTCGTTCTCTATGGTTTCGGACGCATCGGCCGGCTTTTGGCCCGCATCCTCATCGCCCATGCTGCGGGAGGCAGTGGCCTTCGCTTGCGTGCGATCGTCGTGCGCAAGGGGTCAGAGAACGACCTCATCAAGCGGGCTAGCCTGCTGCGCCGCGACTCGGTTCACGGGCCGTTCGAAGGCACGATCGAGATCGACGAAGAGAACAACACGATCCTCGCCAACGGCAACCTCATCCAGGTGATCTACTCGAACAGCCCCGCCGAGGTCGACTACACCAAGTACGGCATCACTAACGCGATCGTTGCCGACAACACGGGCAAGTGGCGTGACGCAGAGGGTCTCTCGCAGCACCTCAAGTGCCCCGGAGTCGCCCGCGTTCTGCTGACGGCTCCCGGTAAGGGTGATCTCAAGAACATCGTTCACGGCATCAACCACGACACGATTACAGATGCTGACCGCATTCTCTCTGCCGCATCCTGCACCACCAACGCCATCACCCCCGTGCTCAAGGCGATCAACGACAAGTACGGCATCCTGAACGGGCATGTCGAGACCGTTCACTCGTTTACCAACGACCAGAACCTCATCGACAACTTCCACAACGGCGATCGCCGCGGGCGCTCCGCTGCTCTCAACATGGTCATCACCGAGACGGGTGCCGCCAAGGCTGTTGCCAAGGCTCTTCCCGAGCTCGCGGGCAAGCTCACGGGCAACGCCATCCGCGTTCCGACGCCCAATGTCTCGCTCGCTATTCTCAACCTCAACCTTGAGAATGAAGCGGATAAGGATGAGGTCAACGCCTATCTGCGCGACCTCGCCCTGCACTCGGTTCTGCGCCAGCAGATCGACTATGTCGAATCAGCAGAGATCGTCTCCACCGACTTCGTGGGTTCGAGCCGCGCTGGCATCGTCGATGGTCTTGCGACCCTGAGCACGGGCAACTCTCTCGTGCTCTACGTCTGGTACGACAACGAGTTCGGCTACAGCCGTCAGGTGATTCGCGTGCTGGAGACCCTGGCGGGCAATCACCCGCTGGTGTTCCCCGAGCGCAAATCGGTCTCCGCCTCTTAG
- a CDS encoding Pr6Pr family membrane protein: MPIHTTVLGIARLLTAITGVVALVGDINFTIGTSPLAIGNFFSYFTVESMILAVMVFVWSGIVALTGRRDPLPLDQLRALAVAYVTVSGIVFSVLLIEGTMRGVPVWAPWSSILLHFVIPALALLDWIVAPGRLLPWSTIGWVLVFPAIWVVYTMIRGANVYWYPYFFLDPSLVDVPFELGLYLLAVVVIFASTTTLLIAVSRRRSRARGKPKEKPNATPGQGQQKARGSQEQPA, from the coding sequence ATGCCCATCCACACCACTGTGTTGGGTATCGCACGACTGCTCACTGCAATAACTGGCGTCGTGGCCCTCGTGGGCGACATCAACTTTACGATCGGCACGAGCCCTCTCGCGATCGGCAACTTCTTTAGCTACTTCACGGTCGAGAGCATGATTCTCGCCGTAATGGTCTTTGTGTGGTCTGGCATTGTCGCCCTCACCGGGCGGCGGGATCCCCTGCCGCTCGACCAGCTCCGGGCGCTTGCCGTGGCCTATGTGACGGTGTCGGGAATCGTGTTCAGCGTTCTGCTCATAGAAGGCACCATGCGCGGGGTTCCGGTCTGGGCGCCCTGGTCGAGCATCCTGTTGCACTTCGTGATTCCCGCGCTCGCGCTGCTCGACTGGATCGTGGCCCCCGGTCGGCTGCTGCCGTGGTCGACGATCGGCTGGGTGCTGGTCTTCCCGGCAATCTGGGTGGTCTACACCATGATCCGCGGCGCGAACGTGTACTGGTACCCGTACTTTTTTCTCGACCCGTCACTCGTCGACGTTCCGTTTGAGCTGGGCCTCTACTTGCTCGCCGTCGTCGTTATCTTTGCCTCAACGACTACCCTGCTGATCGCGGTCAGTCGGAGGCGCTCGAGGGCGAGGGGGAAGCCGAAGGAGAAGCCGAACGCGACACCAGGTCAGGGTCAACAAAAGGCTCGAGGCTCACAAGAGCAGCCTGCATAA
- a CDS encoding RNA-binding S4 domain-containing protein → MESVRVDSWLWAVRVYKTRSAATSACRAGHVKLGGDRVKAAQAVRVGDEVRVRIAGFDRTFIVQRLIAKRVGAPEAATAYLETTPPPPPREERPLAPVRDRGAGRPTKRERRELERLRGRGDGADEREPLE, encoded by the coding sequence ATGGAAAGCGTGCGGGTTGACAGCTGGCTGTGGGCGGTGCGGGTCTACAAGACGCGATCCGCGGCAACGAGCGCCTGTCGCGCTGGGCACGTCAAGCTCGGTGGCGACCGGGTGAAGGCTGCTCAGGCCGTGCGCGTCGGCGACGAAGTGCGCGTGCGCATCGCCGGATTCGACCGCACGTTTATCGTGCAGCGGCTCATCGCCAAACGCGTCGGAGCTCCCGAAGCAGCAACCGCCTACCTCGAAACAACTCCGCCCCCGCCGCCGCGGGAAGAGAGGCCACTCGCTCCCGTGCGCGATCGCGGAGCTGGACGCCCCACCAAGCGAGAGCGCCGCGAGTTGGAACGCCTGCGAGGGCGCGGAGACGGCGCCGACGAGCGGGAGCCGCTGGAATAG
- a CDS encoding FHA domain-containing protein: MVDAPHSHDGKRPDAASTNDEPIVSDTVAVPGSSSTTETTAHMGADFEAQLAALSGEVSREELEAVGALPSGSALLIVRRGPNVGARFLLDSDVTKVGRHPDADIFLDDVTVSRKHSEFIRSGTTFEIRDQGSLNGTYFDGVRVDSATLVDGSEVQIGKFRLTFYASRLDLASSAAS, encoded by the coding sequence ATGGTCGATGCGCCGCACTCTCACGACGGCAAGCGCCCTGACGCTGCCTCCACCAACGACGAGCCCATTGTGAGCGACACTGTCGCCGTGCCCGGTTCCTCGAGCACAACGGAGACCACTGCCCACATGGGCGCGGATTTCGAGGCGCAGCTCGCGGCCCTCAGTGGTGAGGTCAGCCGCGAGGAGCTTGAGGCTGTCGGAGCGCTTCCCTCGGGTTCCGCGCTGCTCATCGTTCGTCGTGGGCCCAATGTCGGCGCTCGTTTTCTTCTGGACTCCGATGTCACGAAGGTGGGTCGCCATCCGGATGCCGATATTTTTCTCGACGATGTCACGGTCTCGCGAAAGCACTCCGAGTTCATCCGCTCGGGAACGACCTTTGAGATTCGAGACCAGGGCTCGCTCAATGGCACCTACTTCGATGGTGTCAGGGTCGATTCTGCGACGCTTGTCGATGGTTCCGAGGTTCAGATCGGCAAGTTCCGACTGACGTTCTACGCATCGCGCTTAGACCTCGCCTCCTCGGCGGCTAGCTAA
- a CDS encoding MerR family transcriptional regulator: MSELSSRNEDSRYDLGLLFTDGLPDLDDTSGYRGAVAARAAGISYRQLDYWARTELVQPTIRGAAGSGSQRLYGFRDILVLKLVKRLLDTGISLQQIRTAVNQLREAGVSDLAQTTLMSDGASVYLCTSNDEVIDLVNRGQGVFGIAVGKVLREVEHSLVELEADKPDAMDELAARRSTRAS; encoded by the coding sequence ATGAGCGAACTCAGCAGTCGTAATGAGGATTCTCGTTACGATCTCGGCCTCCTGTTTACCGATGGCCTTCCCGATCTCGACGACACCTCCGGCTACCGCGGCGCCGTTGCGGCACGCGCTGCGGGCATCAGTTATCGCCAGCTGGATTACTGGGCTCGCACCGAGCTTGTGCAGCCCACTATCCGCGGCGCGGCCGGCTCCGGTTCGCAGCGCCTCTACGGCTTCCGCGACATCCTCGTGCTCAAGCTGGTCAAGCGTCTTCTTGATACCGGTATCTCGCTTCAGCAGATCCGTACCGCGGTCAACCAGCTTCGCGAAGCTGGCGTGAGCGATCTGGCGCAAACCACGCTCATGAGCGACGGCGCCAGCGTCTACCTCTGCACCTCCAACGACGAGGTCATCGACCTCGTCAACCGGGGACAGGGAGTCTTCGGCATCGCAGTGGGCAAGGTGCTCCGCGAGGTCGAGCACAGCCTGGTTGAGCTCGAGGCCGACAAGCCTGACGCAATGGACGAGCTCGCCGCTCGTCGCTCGACTCGGGCCTCCTAG
- the ftsR gene encoding transcriptional regulator FtsR: MARAAAAHEKSPNLALLSIGQVLARLTAEFPDLTPSKLRFLEERQLISPSRTESGYRKFSPDDVERLRLVLTMQRDNYLPLKVIKSYLDDLDAGRQPELPGGASVAGPSILSSERRLGRDELVRAAGVSPQLLADAVSASLITASDVYGDDALKVLTALGELKRSGIEPRHLRSFRAAAERELGLIESALIPVARRKDASSRAKASELAREIAGQLEIVRGSLIRGALSRLDP, encoded by the coding sequence GTGGCGCGCGCCGCCGCGGCCCACGAAAAGTCGCCGAACCTGGCACTTCTCAGCATTGGGCAGGTTCTCGCACGGCTAACGGCGGAGTTCCCCGATCTCACGCCGTCCAAGCTCCGCTTTCTTGAGGAACGGCAGCTAATTTCGCCGTCTCGCACCGAGTCTGGCTATCGCAAGTTTTCTCCCGACGATGTCGAGCGGCTGCGCCTCGTGCTCACGATGCAGCGCGACAACTATCTCCCCCTCAAGGTCATCAAGTCATATCTTGATGACCTCGATGCTGGGCGGCAGCCGGAGCTTCCGGGTGGAGCATCGGTCGCCGGGCCGTCGATTCTCTCATCAGAGCGTCGATTGGGGCGCGATGAGCTGGTGCGGGCGGCCGGGGTCAGCCCTCAGCTCCTCGCCGACGCCGTTTCTGCGTCGTTGATCACTGCTTCAGACGTTTATGGCGACGATGCGCTCAAGGTGCTGACTGCTCTGGGCGAGCTCAAGCGCTCCGGCATCGAGCCTCGCCATCTCCGCAGCTTCAGAGCGGCCGCAGAGCGCGAGCTGGGCCTCATCGAGAGCGCCCTGATTCCCGTCGCGCGGCGAAAAGATGCATCCAGCAGGGCTAAGGCGAGCGAGCTTGCTCGTGAGATCGCTGGGCAACTCGAGATTGTTCGGGGAAGCCTGATTCGCGGTGCACTTTCACGACTCGACCCGTAA
- a CDS encoding serine hydrolase domain-containing protein gives MTIQRGPASADAAGDTELAERTHARLGSRHPVVAVATVTSSGARTAALGTPLTSRFEIGSITKAVTGLLYMDAVERAEVRPATTLGELLPLGECPAAGVTLASLATHTSGLPRLAPSRDVVRRSWNLMRRGTNPYGDTLDELVVGARRATVRPARYPRYSNLGFELLGHAVASAAGTDYAALLRDRIADPLGLESFAALSGSADLTESDLMGRNSRGKIMEAWTGEAIAPAGGIRSTIGDMGDLAAALLNGSAAGMLALEPAASMSSPAMKIGAAWITLESKGRIITWHNGGTGGFCAWMGLDREAHVGVVILSATAIPVDRYGFDLLAELSEPSLPE, from the coding sequence ATGACCATCCAGCGGGGGCCCGCAAGCGCGGATGCCGCGGGCGATACAGAGCTCGCCGAACGAACGCACGCGCGGCTCGGCAGCCGCCACCCCGTTGTCGCGGTTGCGACAGTCACGAGCTCGGGGGCACGGACGGCCGCTCTGGGAACACCTCTCACGTCGCGGTTCGAGATCGGGTCGATCACTAAGGCAGTCACGGGGCTCCTTTATATGGATGCGGTGGAGCGCGCCGAGGTAAGGCCGGCAACGACGCTCGGCGAGCTGCTGCCGCTGGGGGAGTGCCCCGCTGCCGGGGTAACGCTGGCCTCCCTCGCGACGCACACCTCGGGTCTGCCTCGTCTCGCTCCCTCGCGCGATGTGGTGCGTCGCAGTTGGAATCTCATGCGCAGGGGCACTAATCCCTATGGCGACACGCTGGATGAGTTGGTTGTTGGCGCTCGCCGAGCCACAGTGCGCCCCGCGCGGTATCCCCGCTATTCCAATCTGGGCTTCGAGCTGCTCGGCCATGCGGTGGCGAGCGCGGCGGGCACCGACTATGCGGCGCTGCTTCGTGATCGCATCGCTGACCCGCTCGGTCTCGAATCTTTTGCCGCACTTTCCGGGTCGGCGGATCTCACCGAGAGCGACCTGATGGGCAGGAATTCGCGGGGCAAGATCATGGAGGCATGGACGGGTGAGGCGATTGCGCCGGCTGGCGGCATCCGTTCGACGATTGGTGACATGGGAGACCTGGCGGCCGCGCTTCTCAATGGTTCGGCGGCAGGCATGCTTGCGCTCGAACCTGCTGCGTCGATGTCGAGCCCCGCCATGAAAATCGGTGCAGCCTGGATCACGCTCGAGTCGAAGGGCCGGATTATTACCTGGCATAACGGTGGCACGGGTGGGTTCTGCGCCTGGATGGGCCTGGATCGCGAGGCCCATGTCGGCGTTGTCATTCTTTCTGCGACGGCCATCCCTGTTGACCGTTACGGATTCGATTTGCTCGCAGAACTGTCCGAGCCCTCATTACCTGAGTAA